In a genomic window of Phyllostomus discolor isolate MPI-MPIP mPhyDis1 chromosome 5, mPhyDis1.pri.v3, whole genome shotgun sequence:
- the AHDC1 gene encoding AT-hook DNA-binding motif-containing protein 1, with the protein MRVKPQGLVVTSSAVCSSPDYLREPKYYPSGPPTPRPLLPTRPPASPPDKAFTHTFSENPRPPPRRDPSTRRPPVLAKGDNPLPPRTAHPVSQAHCPTPAEDGSSSRRRWDNGRVNLRPVVQLIDIMKDLTRLSQDLQHSGVHLDCGGLRLSRPPAPPPGDLQYSFFSSPSLANSIRSPEERATPHAKSERPSHPLYEPEPEPRDSPQPGQGHSPAATAAATGLPPEPEPDGPDYSELADADILSELASLTCPEAQLLEAQALEPPSPEPEPQLLDPQPRFLDPQTLEPLGEALELPPLQPLADPLGLPSLALQALDTLPDSLESQLLDPQGLDPLPKLLDVPGRHLEPQQPLGPCPLAEPLRLDLCSPHGPPGPEGLPKYALRRTDRPKILCRRRKAGRGRKADTGPEGRLLPLPMPTGLAAALAEPPPPPPPPPPPALPGPGPIPELEPESSQTPGVPTRKSKCRGVRRMVVKMAKIPVSLGRRNKTTYKVSSLSSSLSVEGKELGLRVSAEPTPLLKMKNNGRNVVVVFPPGEMPIILKRKRGRPPKNLLLGPGKPKEPAVVAAEAATVAAATMAIPEVKKRRRRKQKLASPQPSYAADANDSKAEYSDVLAKLAFLNRQSQCAGRCSPPRCWTPSEPESVHQAPDTQSISHFLHRVQGFRRRGGKAGGFGGRGGGHAAKAARCSFSDFFEGIGKKKKVVAVAAAGVGGPGLTELGHPRKRGRGEVDALTGKPKRKRRSRKNGTLFPEQVPSGPGFGEAGAEWAGDKGGGWAPHHGHPGGQAGRNCGFQGSEARAFASTGLESGASGRGSYYSTGTPAGQTELSQERQNLFTGYFRSLLDSDDSSDLLDFALSASRPESRKASGTYAGPPTSALPAQRGLATFPSRGAKASPVAVGSSGAGADPSFQSVLPARQTFPPGRAASYGITPATSDCRAAETFPKLAPPPSAVARSPTTHPPANTYTPQYSGYGAGQSVFAPAKPFTGQDCANSKDCSFAYGSGNSLPASPSSAHSAGYAPPPTGGPCLPPGKASFFNSSEGAAFSGSAPTPLRCDSRASTVSPGGYMVPKGTTASAASAASAASSSSSSFQPSPENCRQFGGASQWPFRQGYGGLDWASEAFSQLYNPGFDCHVSEPNVILDISNYTPQKVKQQTAVSETFSESSSDSTQFNQPVGGGFRRANSEASSSEGQSSLSSLEKLMMDWNEASSAPGYNWNQSVLFQSSSKPGRGRRKKVDLFETSHLGFASSASATASGYPSKRSTGPRQPRGGRGGGACSAKKERGGAAAKAKFIPKPQPVNPLFQDSPDLGLDYYSGDSSMSPLPSQSRAFGVGERDPCDFMGPYSMNPSTPSDGTFGQGFHCDSPSLGAPELDGKHFPPLAHPPTVFDAGLQKAYSPTCSPTLGFKEELRPPPTKLAACESLKHGLQGASLGHVAAAQAHLSCRDLPLGQPHYDSPSCKGTAYWYPPGSAARSPPYEGKVGTGLLADFLGRTEAACLSAPHLASPPATPKADKEPLEMGRPPGPPRGPAAATAGYGCPLLSDLTLSPVPRDSLLPLQDTAYRYPGFMPQAHPGLGGGPKSGFLGPMAEPHPEDTFTVTSL; encoded by the coding sequence ATGCGTGTGAAGCCCCAGGGCCTGGTGGTGACTTCCAGTGCTGTGTGCAGTTCTCCTGACTACCTCCGGGAGCCCAAGTACTATCCCAGCGGCCCCCCTACCCCCCGGCCCTTGCTTCCCACCCGGCCCCCCGCCAGCCCACCTGACAAGGCCTTCACCCACACCTTCTCCGAGAACCCGCGCCCACCCCCACGCCGGGACCCCAGCACCCGGCGCCCACCAGTCCTTGCCAAGGGGGACAACCCGCTGCCCCCTCGGACAGCCCACCCAGTCTCACAGGCCCATTGCCCCACACCTGCTGAAGACGGCAGCAGCTCCCGACGTCGCTGGGACAACGGGCGGGTGAACCTGCGTCCAGTGGTGCAGCTGATTGACATCATGAAGGACCTGACTCGGCTCTCTCAGGACCTACAGCACAGCGGCGTGCACCTGGACTGCGGTGGGCTCCGGCTTAGCCGCCCGCCCGCTCCGCCCCCTGGTGACCTGCAGTATagcttcttctcctcccccagtCTAGCCAACAGCATCCGAAGCCCTGAGGAGCGGGCCACCCCCCACGCCAAGTCTGAGCGGCCCAGCCACCCCCTCTAcgagcctgagcctgagcctaGGGACAGTCCTCAGCCCGGCCAAGGCCATAGTCCTGCAGCCACGGCCGCGGCCACTGGTCTGCCCCCAGAGCCTGAGCCAGACGGTCCTGATTACTCAGAACTCGCTGACGCCGACATCCTTAGTGAGCTGGCCTCTCTTACTTGCCCTGAGGCCCAGCTGCTGGAGGCCCAGGCCCTTGAGCCACCATCGCCTGAGCCAGAGCCTCAGCTCCTGGACCCCCAGCCCCGCTTCCTGGACCCACAGACACTGGAGCCGCTTGGGGAAGCTTTGGAGCTGCCGCCCCTGCAACCTCTTGCTGATCCTCTGGGGCTGCCAAGCCTGGCTCTTCAGGCCCTGGATACCCTGCCTGACTCCCTGGAGTCACAGCTGCTTGACCCTCAGGGACTTGACCCCCTGCCCAAATTGCTTGACGTCCCTGGCCGTCATCTGGAGCCCCAGCAGCCCCTAGGGCCCTGCCCACTCGCCGAGCCCTTGCGCCTGGACTTGTGCTCACCCCATGGCCCCCCCGGGCCTGAGGGTCTCCCCAAGTACGCCTTGCGGCGCACTGATAGGCCAAAGATTCTGTGTCGCCGGCGAAAAGCCGGTCGGGGGCGTAAGGCAGACACTGGACCTGAGGGCCGCCTGCTGCCCCTACCTATGCCCACAGGGCTGGCAGCCGCCCTGGCTGAGCCTCCACCACCGCCGCCTCCAccgcctcctcctgccctgccaggcccaggcccaatCCCGGAGCTGGAGCCGGAATCTTCCCAGACCCCAGGGGTTCCTACTCGCAAAAGCAAGTGCCGGGGTGTGCGGCGCATGGTGGTGAAGATGGCCAAGATCCCCGTGTCGCTGGGACGGCGGAACAAGACCACGTACAAGGTGTCGTCCTTGAGCAGTAGCCTGAGCGTGGAGGGCAAGGAGCTGGGCTTGCGAGTGTCTGCAGAGCCCACCCCGCTGCTCAAGATGAAGAACAATGGACGGAACGTGGTGGTGGTCTTCCCACCTGGTGAGATGCCCATTATTCTCAAACGGAAGCGTGGCCGCCCTCCTAAGAACCTGCTGCTGGGTCCCGGCAAGCCCAAGGAGCCGGCTGTGGTGGCGGCCGAGGCAGCCACTGTGGCAGCGGCCACCATGGCCATACCGGAAGTGAAGAAACGGCGGCGGCGGAAGCAGAAGCTGGCATCTCCCCAGCCGTCCTACGCAGCAGATGCCAATGACAGCAAGGCTGAGTACTCTGACGTCCTCGCCAAGCTGGCCTTCCTGAACCGCCAGAGCCAGTGTGCTGGGCGCTGCTCGCCGCCCCGCTGCTGGACACCCAGCGAGCCTGAGTCCGTGCATCAGGCCCCCGACACCCAGAGCATCTCCCACTTCCTGCACCGCGTGCAGGGCTTCCGGCGGCGTGGCGGCAAAGCAGGTGGTTTcggtggccggggtgggggccaTGCGGCCAAGGCAGCCCGATGCTCCTTCAGTGACTTCTTTGAGGGCATtggcaagaaaaagaaggtggtggcagtggcggctgctggggtggggggccctggcctCACCGAGTTGGGGCATCCCCGCAAACGGGGCCGAGGAGAGGTGGATGCCTTGACTGGGAAGCCCAAGCGCAAGAGGCGGTCCCGGAAGAATGGGACTCTGTTCCCGGAGCAGGTGCCCAGTGGCCCGGGCTTTGGAGAGGCAGGCGCCGAGTGGGCTGGGGACAAGGGTGGTGGCTGGGCCCCTCACCACGGGCACCCAGGCGGGCAAGCTGGCCGAAACTGTGGGTTCCAGGGGAGTGAGGCCCGGGCCTTCGCCTCCACTGGGCTAGAGAGTGGGGCCTCAGGCCGTGGCAGCTACTACAGCACGGGCACCCCTGCTGGCCAGACTGAGCTCAGCCAGGAGCGCCAAAACCTCTTCACTGGCTATTTTCGCTCCCTGCTTGATTCGGATGACTCCTCCGACCTCTTGGACTTTGCCCTTTCAGCCTCACGCCCCGAGTCCCGCAAGGCATCGGGCACCTATGCAGGGCCCCCCACCAGCGCCCTGCCTGCCCAGCGGGGCCTGGCCACCTTCCCCAGCCGGGGAGCCAAGGCCAGCCcagtggcagtgggcagcagtggggcgggggcagacccctccttccagtctgtcCTGCCCGCCCGCCAGACCTTCCCGCCGGGTCGGGCAGCGAGCTACGGGATAACCCCAGCCACTTCAGACTGCCGGGCAGCTGAGACCTTTCCGAAGCTGGCTCCCCCGCCTTCAGCTGTGGCCCGTTCACCTACCACCCACCCGCCTGCCAACACCTACACCCCGCAGTACAGTGGCTATGGGGCTGGACAGAGTGTATTCGCCCCAGCAAAACCCTTTACGGGCCAGGACTGTGCTAATAGCAAGGACTGCAGCTTTGCCTATGGCAGCGGCAACAGCCTGCCTGCCTCACCCAGCAGCGCCCACAGCGCTGGCTATGCCCCACCGCCTACTGGTGGCCCCTGCCTGCCACCAGGCAAGGCCTCTTTCTTCAACAGCTCTGAGGGGGCTGCCTTCTCTGGTTCAGCCCCCACACCTCTACGCTGTGACAGCCGGGCCAGCACCGTCTCGCCTGGTGGCTACATGGTGCCCAAGGGCACCACAGCCTCTGCCGcctctgctgcctctgctgcctcctcctcctcatcctccttccAGCCCTCACCTGAGAACTGTCGGCAGTTTGGGGGGGCATCTCAGTGGCCTTTCCGGCAGGGCTACGGAGGTCTGGACTGGGCCTCAGAAGCCTTCAGTCAGCTCTACAATCCCGGTTTCGACTGCCATGTCAGCGAGCCCAACGTGATCCTGGACATCTCCAACTACACGCCCCAGAAGGTGAAGCAGCAGACGGCCGTGTCCGAGACCTTCTCGGAGTCGTCCTCTGACAGCACCCAGTTCAATCAGCCAGTCGGGGGCGGCTTCAGGCGTGCCAACAGTGAGGCCTCCAGCAGCGAGGGCCAGTCGAGCCTGTCCAGCCTGGAGAAACTCATGATGGACTGGAACGAGGCGTCATCTGCCCCCGGCTACAACTGGAACCAGAGCGTCCTCTTCCAGAGCAGCTCCAAGCCGGGCCGCGGACGGCGGAAGAAGGTCGACCTGTTCGAGACCTCACATCTGGGCTTCGCCTCATCCGCCTCGGCCACTGCCTCGGGCTACCCGTCCAAACGGAGCACAGGGCCCCGGCAGCCACGGGGGGGACGGGGCGGTGGGGCCTGCTCAGCAAAGAAGGAGCGGGGTGGCGCAGCAGCCAAAGCCAAGTTCATCCCCAAGCCTCAGCCGGTCAACCCGTTGTTCCAGGACAGTCCAGACCTTGGCCTGGACTACTACAGTGGGGACAGCAGCATGTCACCACTGCCCTCACAGTCGAGGGCCTTTGGTGTGGGTGAGCGAGACCCCTGTGACTTCATGGGGCCCTACTCCATGAACCCGTCCACGCCATCTGATGGCACCTTTGGCCAAGGTTTCCACTGCGACTCGCCCAGCCTGGGTGCCCCTGAACTGGATGGCAAGCATTTCCCACCACTGGCCCACCCGCCCACAGTGTTTGACGCTGGCCTGCAGAAGGCGTACTCACCCACCTGCTCACCCACACTGGGCTTCAAGGAAGAACTGCGGCCGCCCCCCACAAAGCTGGCTGCCTGTGAGTCCCTCAAGCATGGGCTCCAGGGGGCCAGCCTAGGCCATGTGGCTGCAGCGCAGGCCCACCTGAGCTGCCGGGACCTGCCACTGGGCCAGCCCCACTACGATTCCCCCAGCTGCAAGGGCACGGCATACTGGTACCCACCCGGCTCAGCTGCGCGCAGTCCGCCCTATGAAGGCAAGGTGGGTACAGGGCTGCTAGCTGACTTCCTGGGCAGGACGGAGGCCGCATGCCTCAGTGCCCCGCACCTGGCTAGCCCACCAGCCACACCCAAGGCCGACAAGGAGCCACTGGAGATGGGCCGGCCACCTGGCCCTCCTCGTGGCCCTGCTGCAGCCACTGCTGGCTATGGCTGCCCGCTCCTTAGTGACTTAACCCTGTCCCCTGTGCCGAGGGACTCGCTGCTGCCCCTGCAGGACACTGCCTACAGGTATCCTGGCTTTATGCCACAGGCGCATCCCGGCCTGGGTGGGGGCCCCAAGAGCGGCTTCCTGGGGCCCATGGCGGAGCCTCATCCTGAGGACACATTCACCGTCACCTCCCTGTAG